From the Desulfobacterales bacterium genome, one window contains:
- a CDS encoding nitroreductase family protein: MSTIIIDNEKCRRCGICSQVCPMRVLRMDEAGKIHTVDGYELLCLGCGHCAAVCPEAAISVDGVAGEQMKPAVVDPNERQIFEQLVRRRRSIRAYKPDTVPAGELQRLIDVTRWAPTAKNSQAVCWTVIQSPERVHKLAGMVVDWFREIGVTGIVKAWEAGKDIILRNAPHLVIAHAPGDAFMPKTDCAIAMTLLDLAAIASGLGTCWAGFFMNAADAWAPIAREIKLPENHRVCGALMIGYPVYHFKRVPPRNDCNITFLT, encoded by the coding sequence ATGTCTACGATTATCATCGATAATGAAAAATGCCGGCGCTGCGGGATCTGCTCTCAAGTTTGTCCCATGAGGGTACTGAGAATGGACGAAGCGGGTAAAATTCATACGGTGGACGGATACGAACTGCTTTGTCTGGGCTGCGGCCATTGCGCAGCTGTTTGTCCGGAGGCCGCCATTTCGGTGGATGGTGTCGCGGGCGAACAGATGAAACCGGCAGTTGTTGATCCGAACGAAAGACAGATCTTCGAACAGCTGGTTCGCCGTCGCCGCTCCATCCGCGCCTATAAACCGGATACCGTACCCGCCGGAGAACTTCAGCGACTGATCGATGTGACCCGGTGGGCGCCTACGGCCAAAAATTCCCAGGCGGTCTGCTGGACCGTGATACAGAGCCCGGAGCGGGTTCATAAACTGGCCGGTATGGTTGTTGACTGGTTCAGGGAGATCGGGGTTACAGGGATCGTCAAGGCATGGGAGGCCGGAAAGGATATTATCCTTCGCAATGCGCCGCACCTTGTCATCGCACACGCGCCGGGCGATGCCTTTATGCCAAAAACCGACTGCGCCATTGCCATGACCCTCCTCGATCTGGCCGCAATCGCATCCGGACTCGGCACTTGCTGGGCAGGGTTTTTCATGAATGCCGCAGATGCCTGGGCGCCGATCGCACGGGAAATAAAGCTGCCCGAAAATCACCGGGTCTGCGGTGCCCTGATGATCGGGTATCCGGTATACCATTTCAAGCGGGTTCCGCCCCGGAATGATTGCAATATTACATTTTTAACCTGA
- a CDS encoding anion transporter produces the protein MEHRLLIVSVFIITYILITVQRIPGLRIDRPSGVTIGSTLLLLTGLVTVREAYSFVDWDVITFLLGMMVIIAYLEFSGFFEHTALWLVRISRSTNQLLAATIAVCALLSAFFVNDTVCLLFTPILLKATSYLRLNPLPYLIAIATASNIGSALTITGNPQNMYIGVQSGMAFLKFIGVMTVPVVVGLVADYAVIRWLFRKDIHNRPLTPVAIDEIPPLKKRLMIKTLIVLGGVLILFISRTGYPLAVLAGMSVIFLIGRVPPREVLVNVNWTILLFFAGLFVVMGAFEKAGYMTSILSFTSKYFMDNSLASHLGLACITAFLSNIVSNVPAVILIQPVGSHFGYSDSFWLLLAMASTFAGNLTLIGSVANLIVAEKASSMHIDMGFMDYLKAGLPVTLITLIFGTWWLYVIL, from the coding sequence ATGGAACATCGCTTATTAATTGTATCGGTTTTTATCATCACCTATATCCTGATTACCGTTCAACGAATTCCGGGGCTGCGAATTGACCGGCCATCCGGAGTAACCATCGGCAGCACCCTGCTGCTGCTCACCGGGCTGGTGACTGTCCGTGAGGCCTATTCCTTTGTCGATTGGGACGTTATCACCTTTTTACTGGGGATGATGGTCATCATTGCCTATCTTGAATTTTCCGGTTTTTTTGAACATACGGCATTGTGGCTGGTCAGGATTTCCCGTTCAACGAACCAGCTGCTGGCCGCCACCATCGCCGTCTGTGCCCTGCTGTCCGCTTTTTTTGTCAATGACACGGTCTGTCTGCTTTTCACCCCGATTCTGCTCAAAGCCACATCCTATCTCAGGCTCAATCCCCTGCCCTATCTGATTGCCATTGCCACGGCCTCAAATATCGGCTCTGCACTGACCATAACGGGAAATCCGCAGAACATGTATATCGGGGTCCAGTCAGGCATGGCCTTTCTCAAATTCATCGGGGTCATGACCGTTCCGGTTGTCGTCGGACTGGTGGCCGATTATGCCGTCATCCGGTGGCTGTTCCGAAAAGATATTCATAACCGGCCGCTGACTCCGGTTGCCATCGACGAGATTCCGCCCCTGAAAAAACGCCTCATGATAAAAACGCTCATTGTACTGGGAGGCGTCCTGATACTTTTCATCTCCAGGACCGGCTATCCCCTGGCCGTACTGGCCGGTATGTCGGTTATCTTCCTGATCGGACGCGTTCCCCCGCGGGAGGTTCTCGTCAACGTGAACTGGACGATTCTTCTTTTTTTTGCCGGGCTGTTTGTGGTGATGGGCGCCTTTGAAAAAGCCGGTTACATGACATCCATCTTATCATTTACCTCGAAATATTTTATGGACAACAGTCTGGCAAGTCATCTTGGTCTGGCGTGTATCACGGCATTTCTCTCCAATATCGTCAGCAATGTACCGGCCGTCATTCTGATCCAGCCCGTGGGAAGTCATTTCGGCTACAGCGACAGCTTCTGGCTCCTGCTGGCAATGGCCTCCACCTTTGCCGGAAACCTGACCCTGATCGGTTCGGTCGCCAACCTGATTGTGGCGGAAAAAGCCAGTTCGATGCATATCGATATGGGATTTATGGATTACCTGAAAGCCGGGCTGCCCGTAACTTTGATAACACTGATATTCGGAACCTGGTGGCTGTATGTTATTCTGTAA
- a CDS encoding NAD(P)/FAD-dependent oxidoreductase produces the protein MKNNKYNLAVIGGGPAGMIAAGHAAEFGFRVILLDKNERLGLKLSITGKGRCNITNAEENLKKIIDSYGKNGKFLYSALNQFSNKDAVAFFESHGLKTKVERGGRVFPVSDNAKDVAECLKKFLKDNDVEIKFNSSVEKIIISSENCNAKKIEKIILKNGEEVFADNFVFATGGKSYPGTGSTGDAYKWLKNIGHTVVAPKPALTPIIVKEEIVKKLEGLSLKNVEVSLWEKRKLDSRFGEASFTGNGLSGPVVLDLSKKVSENKTKDLKIKINFKPALDYPILDKRILKDFEEQKNKQFKNSLNKLLPKKLIPVIIELSGIDENKKVNEVTKIERKKIIKLLTEFELSVKGLVGFGKAIVTSGGVDLKEVDPKTMKSKIIDNLYFAGEILDIDGPTGGYNLQVAWSTGYLAGEKRPLGRKPPDSGPENGDIECCGVDKRSG, from the coding sequence ATGAAAAACAATAAATACAACTTAGCAGTAATTGGCGGCGGACCAGCTGGAATGATCGCGGCAGGACATGCAGCAGAATTCGGCTTCCGTGTTATTTTACTTGATAAAAACGAACGTCTGGGATTAAAGCTTTCAATTACCGGGAAGGGCAGATGTAATATTACAAATGCGGAAGAGAATTTGAAAAAAATAATAGATAGTTATGGGAAAAATGGAAAATTTTTATATTCTGCTTTAAATCAATTTTCAAACAAAGATGCAGTGGCTTTTTTCGAAAGTCACGGACTTAAAACAAAAGTGGAAAGAGGCGGGAGAGTCTTTCCTGTCTCAGATAATGCCAAAGATGTTGCAGAATGTTTAAAAAAATTTTTAAAAGATAACGATGTTGAAATTAAATTCAATAGTTCAGTAGAAAAAATAATTATCAGTAGCGAAAATTGTAATGCAAAAAAAATTGAAAAAATTATTTTAAAAAATGGAGAAGAAGTTTTCGCTGATAATTTTGTGTTTGCAACAGGAGGGAAATCTTACCCCGGGACGGGTTCTACCGGTGATGCATACAAATGGCTTAAAAATATAGGGCATACGGTTGTAGCGCCAAAGCCAGCCCTTACCCCTATTATTGTTAAAGAAGAAATAGTCAAAAAACTTGAAGGCTTAAGTTTGAAAAATGTAGAAGTAAGTTTATGGGAAAAACGCAAACTTGATTCTCGTTTTGGTGAAGCATCTTTTACGGGTAATGGTTTAAGCGGCCCGGTAGTATTGGATCTGAGTAAAAAAGTAAGTGAAAACAAAACAAAAGATTTAAAAATAAAAATAAATTTCAAACCTGCCCTTGATTACCCGATTTTAGACAAAAGAATCCTGAAGGATTTCGAAGAACAAAAAAACAAACAATTTAAAAACAGTTTAAATAAACTGCTGCCTAAAAAACTTATCCCTGTTATTATTGAATTGTCCGGAATTGACGAAAATAAAAAAGTAAATGAAGTGACAAAAATTGAAAGAAAAAAAATAATTAAACTTTTAACCGAATTTGAGCTTAGCGTTAAAGGGCTTGTCGGTTTTGGAAAAGCGATTGTAACTTCAGGCGGAGTTGACTTGAAAGAAGTCGATCCAAAAACAATGAAGTCAAAAATAATAGACAATCTATATTTTGCCGGAGAAATTTTAGATATTGATGGCCCGACGGGTGGATATAATCTGCAAGTCGCGTGGAGTACCGGGTATCTGGCTGGTGAAAAGCGGCCGTTGGGTCGAAAACCGCCGGATTCAGGTCCGGAAAATGGCGATATAGAATGCTGCGGAGTCGATAAGCGGAGCGGATGA
- a CDS encoding cold-shock protein has translation MAKGTVKWFNDSKGFGFIEQEDGPDVFVHHSAIIGTGFKSLKEGDRVTFDVEQGQKGPTAVNVKVE, from the coding sequence ATGGCTAAGGGTACTGTGAAATGGTTTAACGACAGCAAGGGTTTTGGTTTTATCGAGCAGGAAGACGGACCGGATGTATTCGTACACCATTCTGCAATCATAGGGACCGGGTTTAAGTCTCTCAAGGAGGGTGACAGGGTTACTTTTGATGTCGAGCAGGGCCAAAAGGGGCCTACGGCAGTCAATGTCAAGGTAGAGTAG
- a CDS encoding Xaa-Pro peptidase family protein: MTMVPFSELQCRWQSCRALLHEQFSDAGGILVFSRLNIYYLTGTFGNGLFWLPMEGSPVLLCRRGLERARLESPVETIVPFRSYREIIEILKNAGSPLAETVGVEMNALSWTLGMKLKEDLPDRHFVRADMVLSMTRSVKSAWELDKIRQAGAKHDKCLRQLLPELLSEGMTETQVAHAVWKVFFSEQHQGLLRMEKYGEEVFLGHISVGESANYPSVYNGPVGLRGVSPAVPHMGSQQISWEQGAPLVCDVGFMLDGYQTDKTQVYWLGREDSIPSMVRKAQDFCIDVQDWLARNLKPGAIPAELWEHCSAWAKKAGWSEGYMALGGNKVDFVGHGIGLAIDEFPVLAKGFDHPLKEGMVLALEPKIGIRGIGMAGVENTFEVTPEGGKSLTGEQYDIVCIPG, from the coding sequence ATGACAATGGTCCCTTTTTCAGAGCTTCAATGCCGGTGGCAAAGCTGCCGTGCGCTGCTTCATGAGCAATTCAGTGATGCCGGTGGCATACTGGTATTTTCCCGATTGAACATTTACTACCTGACCGGCACGTTTGGAAATGGCCTGTTCTGGCTTCCGATGGAAGGCAGTCCGGTGCTGCTTTGCAGGCGGGGACTGGAACGGGCCCGTCTGGAATCACCCGTCGAAACCATCGTGCCGTTTCGAAGCTACAGGGAAATTATCGAAATCCTTAAAAATGCCGGATCCCCGTTGGCAGAAACCGTTGGGGTGGAAATGAACGCTCTGTCATGGACGTTGGGAATGAAACTCAAGGAGGATCTTCCTGACCGGCATTTTGTCAGGGCCGATATGGTGCTGTCCATGACCCGGAGTGTCAAGTCCGCATGGGAACTGGATAAAATAAGACAGGCCGGGGCAAAACATGACAAGTGCCTGCGGCAATTGCTTCCTGAGCTTTTGTCTGAGGGCATGACTGAAACCCAGGTAGCGCATGCCGTCTGGAAAGTTTTTTTCTCAGAGCAGCATCAGGGACTTTTAAGAATGGAAAAATACGGGGAAGAGGTTTTTCTGGGCCATATCTCAGTTGGTGAAAGCGCGAATTACCCCAGTGTCTATAATGGACCGGTCGGGTTGCGGGGGGTAAGCCCTGCCGTCCCCCATATGGGTTCACAGCAGATAAGCTGGGAGCAGGGTGCCCCGCTGGTCTGCGATGTCGGATTCATGCTCGACGGGTATCAGACAGATAAAACCCAGGTATACTGGCTGGGGCGGGAGGACAGCATTCCTTCAATGGTCAGAAAAGCACAGGACTTCTGTATCGATGTGCAGGACTGGCTTGCCCGGAATCTGAAACCCGGGGCCATTCCGGCAGAGCTGTGGGAACATTGTTCTGCCTGGGCAAAAAAAGCCGGCTGGTCCGAAGGATACATGGCGCTGGGAGGAAACAAGGTCGATTTTGTCGGTCACGGCATCGGTCTGGCAATTGATGAATTTCCGGTACTGGCAAAGGGGTTTGATCACCCGCTGAAAGAAGGGATGGTGTTGGCACTTGAACCCAAGATCGGAATCCGGGGAATTGGCATGGCAGGGGTTGAAAATACCTTTGAAGTAACCCCGGAAGGGGGTAAATCCCTGACCGGAGAGCAATATGATATCGTGTGCATCCCGGGGTGA
- a CDS encoding aminotransferase class I/II-fold pyridoxal phosphate-dependent enzyme, whose amino-acid sequence MQIEPFKLERYFAEYEFNAPHLLCCSDCESLSIGDVLDMEPGAEDELKKLWLGYTQSKGAPLLREQIAALYPGISPDQILVHTGAEEAIFNTMNAVLQKGDHVIVHYPCYQSLMEVAASLGCETTLWKTYEHSDWALDLAVLKKNIRPNTRLVVINCPHNPTGYVMASDAFAELVELSQKHGFMIFSDEVYRFLEYDAQDRLPSICEVDDRGVALGVMSKAFGLAGLRIGWIATRNRQAYEKIASFKDYTTICNSAPAEFLSMIALKHKNRILSRNLNRLKNNLAALNRFFQKYPDMFQWTAPKAGPIAFPSLRKGAVDQFCHDLVTRAGVLLLPGTLYDASCPNFRIGFGRANMVKCLRKFDDYLQQ is encoded by the coding sequence ATGCAGATTGAGCCATTTAAACTGGAAAGATATTTTGCGGAATATGAATTCAATGCACCGCATCTGTTATGCTGCTCGGATTGTGAATCCCTGTCTATAGGTGATGTTCTCGATATGGAGCCGGGGGCTGAAGACGAGCTTAAAAAATTATGGCTCGGCTATACGCAGAGCAAAGGCGCTCCTTTGCTGCGGGAACAGATCGCCGCGCTGTATCCGGGGATCAGCCCGGATCAGATACTGGTCCACACCGGTGCCGAGGAGGCGATATTCAATACCATGAACGCCGTTTTACAAAAAGGCGATCACGTGATCGTGCATTATCCGTGCTACCAGTCCCTGATGGAGGTGGCAGCGTCTCTGGGCTGTGAAACGACGTTATGGAAAACTTACGAGCACAGCGACTGGGCACTGGATCTGGCTGTCCTGAAAAAAAACATCCGGCCCAATACCCGGCTGGTGGTGATCAACTGCCCTCACAATCCGACCGGATATGTCATGGCGTCTGATGCCTTTGCCGAATTGGTGGAATTGTCTCAAAAACATGGCTTCATGATCTTTTCTGACGAGGTATACCGTTTTCTTGAATATGATGCGCAGGACCGGCTGCCGTCAATCTGTGAGGTGGATGACCGGGGTGTCGCGTTAGGGGTCATGTCTAAGGCTTTCGGACTTGCCGGGCTTCGGATCGGCTGGATTGCAACGCGCAATCGGCAGGCATATGAAAAAATCGCCTCTTTCAAGGACTACACCACGATCTGCAACAGCGCGCCTGCCGAGTTTCTTTCGATGATTGCGTTAAAACACAAAAATCGGATTTTGAGCCGGAATCTGAACAGGCTCAAAAATAATCTGGCTGCCCTGAACCGGTTTTTTCAGAAGTATCCGGATATGTTTCAATGGACAGCGCCAAAGGCCGGTCCGATCGCCTTCCCATCCCTCAGGAAAGGGGCCGTCGATCAATTTTGTCATGATCTGGTTACCCGTGCCGGGGTGCTGCTGCTTCCGGGAACATTGTATGATGCCTCATGCCCGAATTTTCGCATCGGATTCGGCCGGGCGAATATGGTGAAATGCCTCCGGAAATTTGATGATTACCTGCAGCAGTGA
- a CDS encoding glycosyltransferase, which produces MTTHITKPQCRLPVTRFSGTGCAQGEKTAVRRFEKIPDPVHTKPEFLIKFIIFVSIGVVILSAIMSFDRIESTHEFMNQNAWGSWFLLWGKIFLGVSLAAFLWRLYLVCRYRPAPACLDAQLPVCTVVVPAYNEGQQVLATLKSLAANDYPPEKLKIIAVDDGSADDTWHWIQSAKRELTGRILTIKLPVNRGKRHALYAGFQKSIGEVLVTVDSDSVVDRQTLRQLVSPFVQNQRVGAVAGNVRVLNRHKGIIPRMLDIIFVFSFDFMRASQSMVDTVMCTPGALSAYRRSIVMNVLEEWLGQTFFGKPANIGEDRAMTNLILREGHFVRFQQNAIVYTNVPVGYNNLCRMFLRWARSNIRESIVMSCFIFRRFRTESMLGARINLILQLLSLTKSQALLAVTLICFVWQPTVFGVNILVGVVIGSSFPAVLYALKRRSSDCLLAYLYGIFWMIGLTWITPFALLTPHKSGWLTRQIKKTDAPSGEPVPAAFPGIRGSLVEVVPPSMNTTTANSLVAPYMLQPHCNRRVSAKSV; this is translated from the coding sequence ATGACAACTCATATAACTAAACCCCAGTGCCGATTGCCGGTAACCAGGTTCTCCGGAACCGGCTGTGCTCAGGGGGAAAAAACAGCGGTAAGGCGTTTTGAAAAAATTCCTGATCCGGTTCATACGAAACCGGAATTTTTAATCAAATTTATAATTTTTGTATCAATCGGAGTGGTCATCCTTTCTGCCATCATGAGTTTTGATCGGATTGAATCTACCCATGAGTTCATGAACCAGAATGCCTGGGGAAGCTGGTTTCTGCTGTGGGGTAAGATTTTCCTGGGGGTCAGCCTGGCGGCCTTTCTGTGGCGATTATACCTTGTGTGCCGTTACCGGCCTGCGCCGGCTTGTCTGGATGCGCAGCTTCCGGTATGTACGGTGGTGGTTCCCGCTTACAATGAGGGGCAGCAGGTACTGGCGACCTTGAAGAGTCTTGCAGCCAACGACTATCCTCCGGAAAAGCTGAAAATTATCGCGGTTGATGATGGAAGCGCAGATGATACCTGGCATTGGATACAATCGGCTAAAAGGGAACTCACCGGCCGGATTCTCACCATAAAACTGCCGGTAAACCGTGGCAAGCGACACGCGCTCTATGCGGGATTTCAGAAAAGCATCGGCGAAGTTCTCGTGACGGTGGACAGTGATTCGGTGGTCGACAGGCAGACGCTCAGGCAACTGGTCAGCCCCTTTGTGCAAAATCAACGCGTTGGAGCGGTAGCCGGAAATGTCCGGGTGCTTAACCGGCACAAGGGTATCATTCCGCGAATGCTCGATATAATCTTTGTATTCAGCTTTGACTTCATGCGAGCCAGCCAGAGCATGGTTGACACGGTGATGTGCACGCCGGGGGCTCTGTCCGCATATCGTCGTTCGATTGTCATGAATGTTCTGGAAGAATGGCTCGGGCAGACGTTTTTCGGAAAACCGGCAAACATCGGTGAAGACCGCGCGATGACCAATCTGATTCTTCGGGAAGGGCATTTTGTCCGCTTCCAGCAGAATGCGATCGTCTATACCAATGTGCCGGTTGGCTACAATAACCTGTGCAGGATGTTTTTGCGGTGGGCCCGAAGCAATATCCGGGAATCGATTGTCATGAGTTGTTTTATATTCCGGCGGTTTCGTACAGAATCCATGCTGGGTGCCCGGATCAATCTGATTTTGCAGCTGCTTTCCTTGACAAAATCCCAGGCCCTTCTGGCGGTGACCCTGATCTGTTTTGTATGGCAGCCGACGGTGTTTGGGGTCAATATCCTGGTCGGGGTTGTGATCGGCTCATCGTTTCCAGCCGTGCTCTACGCATTAAAACGCCGAAGCAGTGACTGTCTGCTGGCCTACCTGTATGGAATCTTCTGGATGATCGGTCTGACCTGGATAACGCCGTTTGCCCTGTTGACGCCGCATAAATCCGGCTGGCTGACACGTCAGATCAAAAAGACGGATGCGCCCTCAGGAGAACCTGTCCCGGCTGCATTTCCGGGTATTCGGGGCTCTCTTGTTGAGGTGGTGCCTCCTTCGATGAATACCACCACCGCCAACAGCCTGGTAGCGCCTTATATGCTTCAACCGCACTGTAATCGTCGGGTTTCTGCAAAGTCGGTATAG
- a CDS encoding histone deacetylase family protein — MFCIRRIFDDVHDRNQNALEQVRTILSTQFIGLSQAKIDRIPDIFRNPFKYDFQSILYIAEGVSTVLGFALLSNEPQMQFSYLDFLATNKNAPGRGIGAALYERVREEASLMHARGLFFECLPDDPKLCRNPGMLKENKARLRFYEMFGARPIDNTGYETPVNPGGDNPPYLVFDDLGQQKPLNVDFARKVVKAILQRKYKSVCSPEYVQAVVKSFRDDPVHIRMPRYVKASDQEPHPVLNRLTTIALVVNDRHDIHHVKERGYVEAPVRIRSILEALQRTRLFAAIPPMEFPDRHIVTVHDPAYVRYFKRVTEKMAVGSSVYPYVFPIRNKARPPMELAVRAGYYCIDTFTPLNRNAFLAARRAVDCALTGATKILEGIRLAYALVRPPGHHAEIRSFGGFCYFNNSAIAAQYLSEYGNVAMLDIDYHHGNGQQMIFYARSDVLTVSIHGRPAIAYPYFSGFADERGEGNGTGYNVNYPMPEKMDGIKYIRVLDRALIRIRQFAPRFLIVCLGLDTAKGDPTGSWSLMASDFKEIGGKIGRMHLPTLVVQEGGYKTRSIGSNARAFFEGLWSAMVSDEKAVSKIRSVSNRKSNNPKSQNSEILSER, encoded by the coding sequence ATGTTTTGCATCAGACGAATTTTTGATGATGTCCACGACAGAAACCAAAATGCCCTGGAACAGGTTCGTACGATACTGTCAACGCAGTTCATCGGGCTCAGTCAGGCCAAGATCGACAGAATTCCGGATATTTTTCGTAACCCCTTCAAATATGATTTCCAGTCTATTTTATATATTGCGGAAGGGGTGTCAACGGTGCTGGGGTTTGCCCTTTTATCCAACGAGCCGCAGATGCAGTTCAGCTACCTGGATTTTCTGGCGACAAACAAAAACGCTCCCGGCCGGGGCATCGGGGCCGCGCTTTATGAACGGGTTCGTGAAGAGGCTTCCCTGATGCATGCTAGGGGGCTGTTTTTTGAATGTCTGCCGGATGATCCGAAACTTTGCCGGAATCCCGGGATGCTCAAGGAAAATAAGGCGAGGCTTCGATTTTATGAAATGTTTGGCGCACGCCCGATCGATAACACGGGCTATGAGACTCCGGTGAACCCGGGCGGGGATAATCCACCGTATCTGGTATTTGACGATCTCGGACAGCAGAAACCTCTCAACGTGGACTTCGCCCGAAAGGTCGTCAAGGCCATTCTTCAGAGAAAATATAAATCGGTCTGCAGCCCAGAATATGTTCAGGCGGTGGTTAAATCCTTCAGAGATGACCCGGTTCATATCCGTATGCCCAGATATGTCAAAGCCTCTGATCAGGAACCCCACCCGGTTTTAAACCGGCTGACTACCATTGCGCTGGTGGTCAACGACCGTCATGATATCCATCATGTAAAGGAGCGCGGATACGTCGAGGCTCCGGTTCGCATCCGTTCCATTCTCGAGGCGCTGCAGCGTACCCGGCTTTTTGCCGCTATCCCTCCCATGGAATTTCCCGATCGTCATATCGTAACTGTCCATGATCCGGCTTATGTCCGCTATTTCAAGCGGGTCACTGAGAAAATGGCAGTGGGATCATCGGTTTATCCTTACGTATTTCCCATCAGAAACAAGGCCCGTCCTCCTATGGAGCTGGCTGTCCGCGCAGGTTACTACTGCATAGACACCTTTACTCCGCTGAACCGGAACGCATTTCTGGCGGCCCGGCGGGCGGTCGATTGCGCGCTGACGGGTGCCACCAAAATTCTGGAGGGCATTCGCCTGGCATATGCCCTGGTCAGGCCGCCTGGTCACCACGCGGAAATACGCTCCTTTGGAGGATTCTGCTATTTCAATAACTCGGCTATTGCCGCCCAGTATCTGAGTGAATACGGAAATGTGGCCATGCTCGACATCGATTACCACCATGGGAACGGGCAGCAGATGATTTTTTACGCAAGAAGCGATGTGCTGACGGTCTCCATACATGGCCGACCGGCTATCGCTTACCCTTATTTCAGCGGATTTGCCGATGAACGGGGCGAGGGCAACGGAACCGGATACAATGTAAACTATCCAATGCCTGAAAAGATGGACGGAATAAAGTATATCCGGGTGCTGGACAGGGCTTTGATCCGCATCCGTCAGTTTGCCCCCAGGTTTCTGATCGTGTGTCTCGGACTCGACACCGCCAAAGGAGATCCCACCGGCTCCTGGAGCCTTATGGCTTCTGATTTTAAGGAAATTGGCGGGAAAATCGGCCGGATGCATCTGCCGACGCTGGTGGTTCAGGAAGGTGGATACAAAACCCGGTCGATCGGATCCAATGCAAGGGCGTTTTTTGAAGGTCTCTGGAGTGCGATGGTTTCAGATGAAAAGGCTGTTTCAAAAATCCGATCCGTCAGTAACCGGAAGTCGAACAATCCGAAATCCCAAAATTCTGAAATTCTGTCTGAGAGGTGA
- a CDS encoding ferredoxin produces MREKVIIETEKCIGCGTCIDMCPDIFAFDESEEKAEVILPEGGAEECIEDAIFSCPVGCIHWEE; encoded by the coding sequence ATGAGGGAAAAAGTCATCATCGAAACGGAAAAATGTATTGGATGTGGCACTTGCATTGATATGTGCCCTGATATTTTTGCATTTGATGAAAGTGAGGAAAAAGCAGAAGTGATTCTTCCTGAGGGAGGGGCGGAGGAATGTATCGAAGATGCCATTTTTTCATGTCCGGTAGGTTGTATTCATTGGGAAGAATAA